tgctcagaggggattctgagcactgatttgaagatctgaacatatgacacaatcataaaaacaaagcagACTAAGAGTAAACACACACTAAATGCAAGAACCCTAACTTCACTAAGATAGgagtcagagcaggcgagcttcagcagctgggggatttcacagaagaattgatccaccatgttgcctccacagaaggtcaATGCAAATGTGTTCCCGGTTTGTAGTATAGAGTTGAGAATCCcactgatccaggcaccagctgccatttggacacaagctctgctGTTCATGATTgtgtcatagtgcagtggttggcatatGGCAATATATCGGTCATACGCCATGACAATGAGAAGGGAAAAATCCGCTGGGATGAAGAAGGTGAGGaaaaagacttgggcaacacatccagcataggaaatggacctggtgttcatgagggagttggccatggatttggggacggtgacagagatggagccaacgtctaggatggacagattcatcaggaagaagtacatgggggtgtgaaggtgatgGTCGAAGGCAATGGACATGAAGATaagaagattccccaccagggctgccaaGTACATCACTAGAAACCCCACAAAGTgccaaatctgcagctcccgaacatcagagaatcccaggagaa
The window above is part of the Chrysemys picta bellii isolate R12L10 chromosome 12, ASM1138683v2, whole genome shotgun sequence genome. Proteins encoded here:
- the LOC135974602 gene encoding olfactory receptor 14A16-like, producing MSNRTTVTEFLLLGFSDVRELQIWHFVGFLVMYLAALVGNLLIFMSIAFDHHLHTPMYFFLMNLSILDVGSISVTVPKSMANSLMNTRSISYAGCVAQVFFLTFFIPADFSLLIVMAYDRYIAICQPLHYDTIMNSRACVQMAAGAWISGILNSILQTGNTFALTFCGGNMVDQFFCEIPQLLKLACSDSYLSEVRVLAFSVCLLLVCFVFMIVSYVQIFKSVLRIPSEQGRHKAFSTCLPHLTVVSLFVCTGALAYLKPTSSSPSSLDLVAAVLYSVLPPIVNPIIYSMRNKEIKAALRRLTGCR